The Desulfosporosinus acidiphilus SJ4 genome has a window encoding:
- a CDS encoding metallophosphoesterase family protein has protein sequence MRKKWLVLILLVIGLGVTSAFILHSYKNFKVQQGFVPLPLSFDPYTSVSTYDWNGNMVSIEGGFVKGKIADNSNQESLLLRSLSPTPVVSFKSGIKKSYGIRLENVNPAMIKTRDQIGNLKAIDPHTISFTVDLQANQLKTIKFELSAQENPEVIMLGDNRNGYGTFSNIIDQVNAIKPAFVVDNGDLVYGGEPNRYRLFYETVSKLQVPLYTTLGNHDIRENGLPIYTELFGPAYYSFDYLKNHFIFLDSSRGWTEKTAISPEQYRWLEADLQNAQDKRIFVVSHIPPTDPRANVTPNTYPESQKTGVLQKLMNKLSGTSDIDHAFNDKAEAKKFEDLMTKYKVDTVFLSHIHSFFSFVRGNVRYIITGGAGAELLSEGSEYHYIRVHITDDENYLEIVELPSPPNQIIDRYWAAAQLFLSSTYKEYSSLVLAIGLFLVLILGWILWVLRLKWWPFLKKLGRWIYEVAKLSILKYKEIVRNK, from the coding sequence ATGCGAAAGAAATGGTTGGTCCTAATATTGCTTGTAATAGGGTTAGGGGTTACAAGTGCCTTTATCTTACATAGCTACAAGAATTTCAAGGTACAGCAGGGTTTCGTACCCTTACCGTTGTCCTTCGATCCCTATACGTCTGTTTCCACTTATGACTGGAATGGTAATATGGTTAGCATCGAGGGAGGGTTTGTAAAAGGGAAAATCGCAGATAACTCTAACCAAGAAAGTTTACTGCTTCGATCTCTTTCGCCAACCCCAGTCGTTTCATTTAAGAGTGGAATAAAAAAGTCATATGGCATCAGATTAGAAAACGTGAACCCTGCTATGATAAAGACCCGTGACCAAATCGGAAACCTTAAGGCTATTGACCCGCACACGATTTCATTTACGGTAGACCTTCAGGCGAACCAGCTCAAAACCATTAAATTTGAACTTAGTGCTCAAGAGAATCCTGAAGTGATCATGCTAGGGGATAATAGAAACGGCTATGGTACGTTTTCTAACATTATCGACCAAGTAAACGCTATTAAACCTGCCTTTGTTGTAGACAACGGCGATCTCGTCTACGGAGGAGAACCGAATAGGTATAGGCTTTTTTACGAAACTGTTTCCAAGCTTCAAGTTCCACTCTATACAACGTTAGGAAATCACGACATCCGTGAGAACGGTCTGCCAATATATACAGAGCTTTTTGGCCCTGCTTACTATTCCTTTGACTATTTGAAGAATCACTTTATCTTTTTGGACAGTTCAAGAGGGTGGACAGAAAAAACGGCTATCTCTCCTGAACAATATCGTTGGCTTGAAGCAGACCTTCAAAATGCGCAGGATAAACGCATTTTCGTTGTTTCCCACATTCCTCCCACTGATCCCCGAGCCAATGTTACGCCGAATACCTATCCAGAGTCACAAAAAACTGGCGTATTGCAAAAATTGATGAACAAATTAAGTGGTACAAGTGATATAGACCATGCATTCAACGACAAAGCCGAAGCCAAAAAGTTTGAAGACTTGATGACTAAGTATAAGGTTGATACTGTTTTCTTGTCGCACATTCATAGCTTTTTCAGCTTTGTAAGAGGAAACGTTAGGTACATTATTACTGGAGGAGCCGGAGCTGAACTTCTAAGTGAAGGCAGCGAATACCATTATATTCGTGTTCATATAACAGATGATGAGAATTATTTAGAGATCGTTGAATTGCCGTCTCCGCCTAATCAAATAATCGATCGATATTGGGCTGCGGCACAGTTATTCCTTAGTTCAACCTATAAAGAATATTCTTCGCTTGTCTTAGCTATTGGCCTATTTCTAGTATTGATCTTAGGCTGGATACTTTGGGTATTGCGCCTTAAATGGTGGCCGTTCCTTAAAAAATTAGGTCGCTGGATTTATGAAGTAGCAAAACTTTCTATTCTAAAGTACAAAGAAATTGTCCGCAATAAATAA